The window caattttaatattctatgtttgatattttttctctattttgtagacaattaactctatttggtgatttctatatccaatgaattttgtttatagattttgattatgttttttttggaagattaaAATCAAATTCAGGATAGCCATCCTGAACCAGGATTGTCTTACATTCCTTACatgcttttgattctcttcaaaAACATACTTATGCAAGaaaatagtcttttttttttggaaactcaTCCTGAATGTGCCAAAAGATAtcctatataacatatgtgttttttaATGATACCACGTATAACTCTTTCTTAgtagaattattgaaaatgcttcaacctatcctattttaatattctctatttgatatgttttctctattttgtagacaatgaactatatttggtgatttctatagcaaatgaattttgtttatagattttgattttttttttggaagattaaAGTCCATTTCAGGATAGCCATTCTGAACAAGGATTGTCTTACATTACTTAAatgcttttgattctcttcgaaaacagacttatgcaagaaaacacaatcattaattttatttttctaaaccCATCCTGAATGTGCCAAAAGatatcatatataacatatgtgttttataatgataccacatttaaGTATTTCTTAgtagaattattgaaaatgcttcaatctatcctattttaatattctatgtttgatatgttttctctattttgtagacaatgaattctatttggtgatttctataaccaatgaattttgtttatagattttgatttttttttggaagattaaAGTCCAATTCAGGATAGCCATCCTTAACAAGGATTGTCTTACATTCCTTACatgcttttgattctcttcgaaaacagacttatgcaagaaaacacagtcattttatttttctggaaacTCATCCTGGAGCTCGTCAGATATGCAGAAAGTGAATGCCAAGCTTGGTATACAGCGAATGAAATAATTCCTGCAGTGATACAAGATGCTGGTCGTCATGAGTCCCAAATCTTAAGTTTGGGTAATATTTGCTTAGTGGATGGATCCTGGACATCAGATGCGCTTTTCTCGGGTTGTGGATGGGTATGGATGGACAATGCTGGAAACATCCAACTGATGGGAACACGTAACTTGAGTCGACGCGAATCACCCTTACATTCGGAAGTGGAGGCACTACGATGGGCAATGGAGAATATGCTGCAACACTCTTCGTGCCAGCGATTTGGAACGGACTGTAAGGAACTGATTGCCATGATAGAGGCTCCTAATGCATGGCCGAGCTTTGCTACGGAACTAGAGAGGATAGAGACGCTGCTGATTTGCTTCCCGGACTTtcagatcattcatgtaccacgtGTTCAAAACaagatttctgattttttagctaagacagctagatcTTTCCATAGGGAGTTactttttgttggttgttctattccggtctggttacccagaccacctcaaatttgagtaatagaatTACCTTTTGacgagaaaaagaaaagaaaaaaaaaagaaaaaaaaaatgataccacatttaacTATTTCTTAgtagaattattgaaaatgctttaacctatcatattttaatattgcgCTCTGTCTAGAAATTTgagattaaatatcaaaaaagtTTCATCAAGAGCAATAAGTGATACAGTCGGAAAAAAAGACTGGTctcaaactcaaactcaaacCTCTGTATTGTTTGTTTCAAGCTCATTGAAAAAAATAGACTTAAAAAACGGAGATCCAGCAGCCAAAACTAATTTATGAGCTTGAAACTTCTCCCCAGAAATTTCAAAAGTGACATTAGAACCTTCCATGCTATCCAGTAAAACTCTAAAATGTGATCCAAGTTCCTATTTGACTAAtattataaattcaaatatGCTTCAACTACTTTGAGCTTTGTATAGGTAGGTGATAATAGGTCCCAGTTTAATATTCTATATATTTCTATTAGGTTGTATATTagtattagatatatatttacttaaagATACttagtataattatatataatatatataatagaaataataaaatacaagaTATTCTAAGATATCTTTAGAATTCAGAATATAACAATAACAGgtacaaatattaaattgagGTACCCCATTTTATGACAACTTTCAACAACTTACCCTCTATTTTTGTGCCTTTAGTAGGCCTAGTCTTTCCGGCACTTGCAATGGCTTCTTTATTTCttcatattcaaaaaaataagattttttagatCGGAGAGCAATATTCCTCATTTCCATGGCAAAAGAAACAATCACTATTAAACCTTAGAGAATCACTACTAATCTCACACAGCTAAACACCAAACAAACAATTAGATTTTCCCTGTAGTATTCTACTAAAGCCTGCACCTTTGACGATTAACAGTTCATACCACTCCTAAACCTAATCTTATCTTCAAGCCTGAATTGAATTCAAGCCTCACCTGGAACCTGCAGATGTAGTAATCTCACTGAACAACGCCTTAAATACATCAACATGCTTCACATAAGGATTCCTCGGATTATACACAAAGCTCGTGTTGACCAGCGCCTTGACTAGATCAGCCCTGATCATACACATCCACCACGCGAGGATCGCTCCTAATCGTGACCGACGAGGAACACTCAGTCAACGCCGAGCGAGTCCAGCAGCCCGACGATATCTCCGACGATGTGGAGTACAGTGTAGGAGCTAGTGGACGGCGGAGAGTCGGAATCGCCATATACTCGGAATGAAATCTGTGACAGGAAAGTCACAATGTCGGTTCTTCACTAGTTTTCCATATTTCTaagttttccttttctaaattcttatgttaattttccttttaattatgagtttatgtttttcctttttcataGTTAAACCTCCTCTTGGTTTGCTATATATATGTAGCCTAAGGGCACTTTTTATATTCATACAATCAATCAATAAAGCTTTCTTAAAACCTATTACTTATCTCTCAAGTTACTTGCTAAGTTCATACAAAGAACTTCGCATCATACGAACTCTGGTTTTCGAGTTGATCCTTCTACCTCAGTGATCATCTCCTACACCTTTGTTTACCCGTTCTTCGAATCCACAGTAGGATTCCTAGTTTGGGATTTATCTATCCGGAATTCCCGTCtcagtggtatcagagcatctcAATCCTCTAGGACCATATCATGGAAACTAGATCATCGACCGCTACGTCTGAGATAAACAAACAGCTCGACGAAATCCGTTCATCCCAATCGCAGCAGTCAGAAGAAATAAGGAAAGAGTTGGGAGGAGAAATTGCAGAACTTAAAGCAATGATTTCGCAAATCCTCAAGGCTACAAGCATCGATCAAACTCAATCCTCTACGCCAAAACCAACAGACCCAACCTCATCGGACCACAGCACCATCAAAACAGCCGCACCACCCGCCGCGGAAACCCACCCTCCTCTTCCCCACGCACTCTCTTCCCGCTTAACAAAAGTCGGTTTCCCGATGTTCGACGGAACGGAGCTCAAAGAATGGATATATCGATGTGAACAATTTTTTTCCATCGACAACACATCACCAGAACTAAAAGTCCGTCTCGCCGCTCTTCATCTCACCGGAAAAGCTCTACAGTGGCACCACGGATATATCACAAATCGTTATAACATATATCCTCTCTGGCCAGACTACATTAGCGCTATATCATCACGATTTGGAGAGCTATACTATGATCCTCTCGCCGAACTCGTCAGTCTAAAACAGAGCAGCGACACTATTGACGAATACCTAGAGAAGTTTGATTCTTCAATGACTCGTCTCACGCTCCCACCGGAACATGCACTGAGCATCTTCTTAACCAACATGAACCAACATCTTGCTTTCCATGTTAGACAGTTCAACGTAACTACCGTTCCAGAAGCTGCCCGCATAGCCAAATTCCATGAGCTCTCTCTCCAGCACGCTCCTGTAAAGTCATCCCGACCTTCTTACAACTCGTACCAAAAGAcaaattcatcatcttcatacaAATCTCAACCTGCGACCACACCGGCAACACCGAACACAAAACCTCTGCTACAAAATACAAATCAGAAACGCCTTACCTTCGACGAGATGCAGGAACGAAAGCGTAAAGGTTTATGTATGTTCTGCGAAGAACCCTTTACTCCAGGCCACCAGCTTAAACACAAGCGAGCTCAAATCTTGTATCTCGAAACCGAGAACGAAGACtccgaagaggaagaagacataCAAACACCATCTGATACAAACCTCGAAGATACTAATAACAAAACCCCCACCATCTCTGTTCATGCTCTCAACGGCTCACCAACTTACAATTGCATGAGAATCATGGGCCAATACGGAAAAAGAAAGCTCCATATTCTCATCGATCCTGGAAGCACTCACAACTTCCTTGATCTCCAAGTTGCTAAAACTCTTGGTTGCAACCTTATATCGATCACACCGATGCCCGTAGCCGCAGCAAGTGGCGACCTGATCACCAACTACAAGTGCAGCGATTTTGTATGGAAGACACAAGGATATGAATTCAAGTCTGAAGTCCGGACCTTACGACTCGGATTTAGCGACCTTGTTCTTGGAGTTCAATGGCTCTCAACTTTGGGACCCATCTTATGGGATTTCTTAAATCTTCGTATGGAATTCAAATTCAACGGCTTAAAGCATGTCCTCCGAGGTATCACACCAAATGACTCAAAAATTATCTCCAGCAACAGCTTGAACAAATTATTGTTACAAGAACCGCAGCTAGCACTTCTCCATCTCCGTGAGAATCGCGAAACAGAGTCACCACAAGGACTCAACCCTGAGGCGATTTTATACCACATTGAAGCTAGTAATACCGAACCAGACACATCAGGCTGGTTACAACGTCTCATAGAATCTTACTCCGATATTTTTGACGACCCAACGGAGCTACCTCCCTTTCGTCAAGGATTTAATCATAAAATACCCCTGGAATCCGGTGCTAATCCAGTCAATCTCAGGCCTTATCGCTACTCGTCAATACAAAAGGATGCAATCGATAAAGTGATCCAAGAAATGCTTACGCAAGGGATTATACAGTACAGCTCCAGCCCATATGCTTCTCCAGTGGTTCTCGTAAAGAAGAAGGATGGCTCTTGGCGGTTATGTGTTGATTACAGAGGCCTAAACAAACAGACCATTAAAGATAAATATCCAATACCGCTACTAGAAGACCTCCTCGATGAGCTTGGTGGCGCCAAATACTTCTCCAAATTAGACCTCCGAGCAGGTTTTCATCAGTTAAGAATGGCACCAGAAGACATACATAAGACGGCATTTCGTACTCACTCAGGACACTATGAATACCTCGTGATGCCGTTTGGTCTCACAAACGCTCCATGCACGTTTCAAGGTCTCATGAATCACGTTTTTGAACCTGTCCTTCGGAAATTCTTACTGGTATTTTTTGACGACATCTTAATATATAGCAAAACATGGGAAGATCACTTGGTTCACTTGGACATGA is drawn from Raphanus sativus cultivar WK10039 unplaced genomic scaffold, ASM80110v3 Scaffold2261, whole genome shotgun sequence and contains these coding sequences:
- the LOC108830034 gene encoding uncharacterized protein LOC108830034, whose amino-acid sequence is METRSSTATSEINKQLDEIRSSQSQQSEEIRKELGGEIAELKAMISQILKATSIDQTQSSTPKPTDPTSSDHSTIKTAAPPAAETHPPLPHALSSRLTKVGFPMFDGTELKEWIYRCEQFFSIDNTSPELKVRLAALHLTGKALQWHHGYITNRYNIYPLWPDYISAISSRFGELYYDPLAELVSLKQSSDTIDEYLEKFDSSMTRLTLPPEHALSIFLTNMNQHLAFHVRQFNVTTVPEAARIAKFHELSLQHAPVKSSRPSYNSYQKTNSSSSYKSQPATTPATPNTKPLLQNTNQKRLTFDEMQERKRKGLCMFCEEPFTPGHQLKHKRAQILYLETENEDSEEEEDIQTPSDTNLEDTNNKTPTISVHALNGSPTYNCMRIMGQYGKRKLHILIDPGSTHNFLDLQVAKTLGCNLISITPMPVAAASGDLITNYKCSDFVWKTQGYEFKSEVRTLRLGFSDLVLGVQWLSTLGPILWDFLNLRMEFKFNGLKHVLRGITPNDSKIISSNSLNKLLLQEPQLALLHLRENRETESPQGLNPEAILYHIEASNTEPDTSGWLQRLIESYSDIFDDPTELPPFRQGFNHKIPLESGANPVNLRPYRYSSIQKDAIDKVIQEMLTQGIIQYSSSPYASPVVLVKKKDGSWRLCVDYRGLNKQTIKDKYPIPLLEDLLDELGGAKYFSKLDLRAGFHQLRMAPEDIHKTAFRTHSGHYEYLVMPFGLTNAPCTFQGLMNHVFEPVLRKFLLVFFDDILIYSKTWEDHLVHLDMIFAILRHQQLYLKKSKCTFGATKIEYLGHFISFNGVSTDP